One part of the Bdellovibrio sp. KM01 genome encodes these proteins:
- a CDS encoding imelysin family protein: MKALKLMTAALALVIGGQASAASNQEIITHVSYNVITATYVELAQATVSLKQAVDIFVQNPNEATLAQAQNAWRGARMPWEASEAFLFGPVDSLGIDPMLDTWPLNRLDLDAVLASGRTITPEMIRSLGTNLQGFHTIEYLLFGDGVHSNTKPISAFTAKQFEYLSSTAQVEMEHAAALAYAWTNRWNPEDASSPGYSAILAQPGWNNQFYTSEAAVLEELVKGMMAIADEVANGKIADPLGGDINSANMALVESPFSWNSLNDFTFNIRSIYSVYTGTYRTSQGPGVKALVERHDPQLAQQIEQHILGCMQLIQAIRPAGGGDFGQAIFTPDGRQRAQQAIQALNQLHAVLEQQVLPLVDK; the protein is encoded by the coding sequence ATGAAAGCTCTTAAGTTAATGACAGCAGCCCTAGCGCTAGTAATTGGCGGTCAGGCTTCAGCTGCATCGAACCAGGAAATCATCACTCACGTGTCTTACAACGTGATCACAGCAACCTATGTTGAGCTTGCACAAGCGACTGTTTCTTTGAAACAGGCTGTCGACATTTTCGTTCAAAACCCGAACGAAGCAACATTGGCTCAAGCGCAAAACGCATGGCGCGGAGCTCGTATGCCGTGGGAAGCTTCTGAAGCTTTCTTGTTCGGACCTGTGGATTCTTTGGGTATCGATCCAATGCTTGATACTTGGCCTTTGAACAGATTGGATCTGGATGCAGTTTTGGCTTCTGGCAGAACAATCACTCCTGAGATGATTCGTTCTTTGGGTACGAACCTTCAAGGTTTCCACACGATCGAATATCTATTGTTTGGTGACGGAGTTCACTCCAACACAAAACCTATTTCTGCTTTTACAGCAAAACAATTCGAATACCTTTCTTCGACGGCACAAGTTGAAATGGAGCATGCGGCAGCTTTGGCATACGCATGGACGAACCGTTGGAATCCAGAAGATGCGTCTTCTCCAGGCTATTCTGCAATTCTTGCGCAGCCAGGTTGGAACAATCAATTCTACACATCTGAAGCGGCTGTGTTGGAAGAGCTTGTAAAAGGCATGATGGCGATTGCTGATGAAGTGGCAAATGGTAAAATCGCGGATCCACTGGGTGGCGATATCAACTCTGCAAATATGGCATTGGTTGAATCACCATTCTCTTGGAACTCTTTGAACGATTTTACGTTCAATATCCGTTCTATCTACTCAGTTTACACGGGTACATACAGAACGTCTCAAGGTCCGGGAGTAAAAGCATTGGTTGAGCGTCACGATCCGCAATTGGCTCAACAGATTGAACAACACATCTTGGGTTGCATGCAATTGATCCAAGCGATTCGCCCTGCAGGTGGTGGTGATTTCGGTCAGGCGATCTTTACTCCAGATGGTCGTCAACGCGCTCAGCAGGCGATCCAAGCATTGAACCAACTTCACGCGGTTTTGGAACAACAAGTTCTTCCTTTGGTGGATAAATAG
- a CDS encoding di-heme oxidoredictase family protein: MKKSTLLLAIQLFFSGAAMAAPAIDMDYVNAVMSGGDTTVIFKRESIQAFRNPAANLSEEEVRRHMAGDALFERNFSDDPGRFDHGLGPVYNNTNCNACHAKDGRGALPVLPIGQEKVLLRQNEAVFLRISIEDGLKKVKSAANHWGAPVPVPGFSDQLFHLGSYGLREDLEGAGQAQVWMSFEKSSFTYPDGSTVELRKPIFTVTSPYDQYFDSVTGQMRSRLFEKDVKMGPRMGTPMIGLGLLEAIKESDIRALAARDLSAEGVHGQVNMVFDIQKSMAGDAYPVSMGRFGLKNNTPTVFHQSLGALRGDIGVTNYAFPDESIAGTALYDKFMASRPPLPEPQAAKEVADDLVFYSRTLAVPSRRNVENPVVIRGANLFHQTSCTSCHHPSFVTGPHEISAFANQKIYPFTDMLLHDMGPGLADGRQDFDATGNQWKTRPLWGMGQTQTINPRAGFLHDGRARTLEEAILWHGGEAEYSKTKFTQLPKDDRIALIQFIRSL, from the coding sequence ATGAAAAAATCGACTCTACTTTTAGCGATTCAATTGTTTTTTAGCGGAGCTGCGATGGCGGCTCCAGCCATCGATATGGACTACGTTAATGCAGTTATGTCGGGCGGTGACACGACAGTGATTTTCAAAAGAGAGTCGATTCAGGCATTCCGCAATCCTGCGGCAAATTTGTCTGAAGAAGAAGTTCGCCGCCACATGGCCGGTGATGCTCTTTTTGAGAGAAATTTTTCCGATGATCCAGGTCGTTTTGACCATGGTTTGGGGCCTGTTTACAACAACACGAATTGCAACGCCTGCCACGCTAAAGATGGGCGCGGTGCTTTGCCAGTTTTGCCGATCGGTCAGGAAAAAGTTTTGCTTCGTCAAAACGAAGCGGTTTTCTTGCGTATCAGTATCGAAGATGGCCTCAAGAAAGTTAAATCTGCTGCAAACCACTGGGGTGCACCAGTTCCCGTTCCAGGTTTCTCGGATCAATTGTTCCACTTGGGTTCATATGGTTTGCGTGAAGATCTTGAGGGCGCGGGGCAAGCTCAAGTATGGATGAGTTTTGAAAAATCATCTTTCACTTATCCAGATGGCAGCACGGTCGAGCTTCGTAAACCCATCTTCACGGTGACGTCTCCTTATGATCAATATTTTGATTCTGTGACTGGCCAAATGCGCAGCCGTCTTTTTGAGAAAGACGTAAAAATGGGACCTCGCATGGGCACTCCGATGATCGGCTTGGGTTTGCTTGAGGCGATCAAGGAATCTGACATCCGTGCGTTAGCCGCGCGCGATCTTTCTGCTGAAGGTGTTCATGGTCAAGTGAACATGGTTTTTGATATTCAAAAATCTATGGCAGGTGATGCGTACCCAGTTTCTATGGGTCGCTTTGGTTTAAAAAACAATACGCCGACAGTTTTCCACCAATCCTTGGGCGCTTTGCGCGGTGATATCGGTGTTACGAACTATGCTTTTCCAGATGAAAGTATCGCGGGCACAGCATTGTACGATAAATTTATGGCGTCTCGTCCACCTCTTCCAGAGCCTCAGGCTGCTAAAGAAGTTGCAGATGACCTGGTATTCTATTCTCGCACATTGGCTGTTCCTTCACGTCGTAACGTTGAAAATCCTGTGGTTATCCGTGGCGCTAATTTGTTTCACCAAACCAGCTGCACAAGCTGTCATCACCCAAGTTTCGTAACAGGTCCTCACGAGATTTCTGCTTTTGCTAATCAAAAAATCTATCCATTCACAGATATGCTTTTGCATGACATGGGACCTGGATTGGCTGACGGCAGACAAGATTTCGATGCGACGGGGAATCAGTGGAAAACACGCCCTCTTTGGGGGATGGGACAAACTCAAACGATCAATCCACGTGCGGGATTCTTGCACGATGGCCGCGCGCGTACTTTGGAAGAGGCGATTTTGTGGCATGGCGGAGAGGCGGAGTACTCTAAAACTAAGTTCACTCAGCTTCCGAAAGATGATCGTATCGCTTTGATTCAATTTATCCGCTCTTTATAA
- a CDS encoding chemotaxis protein CheA, with protein MSDDQNGVNDIPDFSGLIDFEQIEEVARVFFEESKEILDGLDSLIMRLEESPNDVEHINVLFRKVHTIKGSVGSVPGGQLLASLSHEFEALLNRIKRESQTVTKECIDLFLLSSRLMKQLAEALREKRDMYPEELSEVIETITRYNGFEFSGVAPRKTKRAAVKPNIASGDEDGVWMSSKQLNEMLRLSGELLVLKNFFSMMNQTVNFRSQPELFERRQSDFSQNLTKITDQFQSHLQVIRKEKAEDSFQSIPVLVRQTATELNKTVQLQMVGLDFLIDKSLAKDISESLVHLVRNSIDHGIEDQFERAVAGKDSIGQLTIEMSEKNGAVYVVMKDDGKGLDRERILQRAITNELVKPEDVATISDEEIYKCIFEPGFSTKEKITTVSGRGVGMDVVSTLVEKYGGHISISTQMGAGTTFTLVYPAISHILVETAMVASWNNFQVAVPLTSVAHITSCSSLQLNYVEHFRYCQFHNQTVPLMTYQEIRQGRMLLPESDFVNHTAIFIRIKDSIIALLVDRVEAQTDLVVKGFGAIIKAQKGFKGFSILADEKITYIVDPEQILAMLSQSVTLEAAA; from the coding sequence ATGAGTGACGATCAAAACGGCGTGAATGATATACCAGATTTTTCTGGGCTGATAGACTTTGAGCAAATCGAAGAGGTTGCGCGCGTCTTTTTTGAAGAGTCGAAAGAAATTTTGGACGGCTTAGATTCGCTTATCATGCGTCTGGAAGAATCTCCAAACGACGTTGAACACATCAATGTTCTATTCCGCAAAGTTCATACAATCAAAGGCAGCGTGGGTTCTGTTCCAGGTGGACAGTTATTGGCCTCTTTATCGCATGAGTTCGAAGCTTTGCTAAATCGAATCAAGCGTGAATCCCAAACTGTCACGAAAGAGTGCATTGATCTATTCCTGCTTAGCTCGCGCTTGATGAAGCAATTGGCGGAAGCCCTTCGCGAAAAACGCGATATGTATCCAGAAGAGCTTAGCGAGGTGATTGAAACAATCACTCGGTATAATGGTTTTGAGTTTTCGGGTGTGGCGCCAAGAAAAACCAAAAGAGCCGCTGTTAAACCGAACATCGCTTCGGGTGATGAAGACGGTGTGTGGATGTCCAGCAAGCAGCTTAATGAAATGTTGCGCTTAAGTGGCGAGCTTTTGGTTTTAAAGAACTTTTTCTCGATGATGAATCAAACGGTGAATTTCCGCTCGCAACCCGAGTTGTTCGAGCGCCGTCAAAGCGACTTTTCACAAAATCTGACAAAGATCACGGATCAATTCCAGTCTCATTTGCAGGTTATCCGTAAAGAAAAGGCCGAGGATTCATTCCAAAGCATTCCAGTTCTGGTCAGGCAGACAGCCACGGAACTTAATAAAACAGTTCAGTTGCAGATGGTGGGCTTGGATTTCCTGATTGATAAATCTCTGGCCAAAGATATTTCTGAATCTTTGGTACATCTGGTGCGAAACTCTATCGATCACGGGATCGAAGACCAATTTGAGCGTGCCGTTGCCGGTAAAGATTCCATTGGCCAATTAACGATCGAAATGAGTGAAAAAAATGGCGCCGTCTATGTCGTAATGAAAGACGACGGTAAAGGCCTTGATCGCGAAAGAATTTTACAAAGAGCGATCACCAACGAACTGGTGAAACCTGAAGACGTGGCCACCATTTCGGATGAAGAGATTTATAAATGTATTTTCGAGCCGGGATTTTCCACCAAAGAGAAAATCACTACGGTATCGGGTCGTGGTGTCGGGATGGACGTTGTTTCCACCTTGGTGGAAAAGTACGGTGGTCACATTTCAATTTCCACGCAAATGGGTGCTGGCACAACATTTACCCTGGTCTATCCCGCGATCTCTCATATTTTGGTAGAGACGGCGATGGTGGCAAGCTGGAATAACTTCCAGGTGGCAGTGCCATTGACTTCGGTAGCTCATATTACTTCTTGCAGCAGCCTTCAATTAAATTACGTAGAACACTTCCGTTATTGTCAGTTCCATAACCAGACGGTTCCGTTGATGACTTATCAAGAAATCCGTCAGGGGCGAATGCTGTTGCCGGAATCTGATTTCGTAAATCACACCGCGATCTTTATCAGAATCAAAGATTCAATTATCGCTTTGCTGGTGGATCGCGTGGAAGCTCAAACAGATCTGGTTGTTAAAGGATTTGGTGCAATCATCAAGGCCCAAAAAGGCTTTAAAGGATTCTCCATCCTGGCTGACGAAAAAATCACTTACATCGTTGATCCCGAGCAAATCCTGGCTATGCTTAGCCAATCCGTAACTTTGGAGGCAGCAGCATGA
- a CDS encoding chemotaxis protein CheW: MSDFFGDDFTVELKKYFLDATLKEVESFIDLIDESTLQKVTIEIREKAESWVVDAKSNEFTSLEAWLTDFNVKTDSLDSAEQMIKALSLLQKYLTALLVDGKDSTELALQFPLVAQSSREALFLHCKTGSQQFVVPINNVIEITSSLPLFPLPDLREGLAGVIPFRGEAVPVIDLKSYGFHSVNTNKFYYVICEHVGTRFSLQVTETDELLSLKDKDMQNLSDYPTMLTAPFIKQFFVKEEHSVMVLDIEKLVA; the protein is encoded by the coding sequence ATGAGCGACTTCTTTGGTGACGATTTTACGGTCGAGCTGAAAAAGTATTTCCTGGATGCCACTTTGAAAGAAGTGGAATCTTTCATCGATTTGATTGATGAAAGTACATTGCAGAAAGTGACGATCGAGATTCGTGAGAAGGCAGAATCTTGGGTGGTGGATGCCAAATCCAACGAATTTACTTCATTAGAAGCTTGGTTAACTGATTTCAATGTAAAAACAGATTCTTTGGATTCTGCCGAGCAGATGATTAAGGCGTTGAGCCTTTTGCAAAAGTATCTCACTGCTTTGTTGGTTGATGGTAAGGACAGCACCGAACTTGCTTTGCAGTTTCCCTTGGTCGCTCAAAGCAGTCGCGAAGCTCTTTTCCTTCATTGTAAAACTGGGAGCCAGCAATTTGTGGTTCCTATTAATAATGTGATTGAAATCACTTCGTCGCTTCCTTTGTTTCCGTTGCCGGACCTACGTGAAGGTTTGGCCGGAGTGATCCCATTTAGGGGCGAAGCAGTTCCGGTGATTGACTTAAAATCATACGGATTTCATTCTGTAAACACGAATAAATTCTATTACGTCATCTGTGAGCATGTCGGTACACGTTTTTCATTACAAGTTACAGAGACTGATGAACTTTTAAGTCTTAAAGACAAAGATATGCAAAACTTAAGTGATTATCCCACGATGCTTACGGCACCTTTCATCAAGCAGTTTTTCGTTAAAGAGGAGCACAGTGTGATGGTACTCGATATTGAAAAATTGGTGGCTTAA
- a CDS encoding chemotaxis protein CheB — translation MNSHYLFPGKHAAFKEETVISTLLGSCVAVAIYDPTTRIGGLNHYLLPDAQPNERANSRYGNHAIQMLVEDCVKLGANRSQLKAKVYGGGNVISVSSLGDAIGKRNIELAESMLREMGIPITDRNVGGESARTIKFNTATADVLHNQTKEGGADSPVDVSGFKPLAVAKGVKVLVVDDSATVRTLFSKIFTSSGLEVVGAAADAYQARDLIVNKKPDVMTLDIEMPKMSGVMFLEKIMKHHPIPVVMVSSLANTGEAALKSLDLGAVEFVHKPSQFDPQVLKELAETLVMKVRAAASVNVIKKLKETPAPEARVSVPTTAVRRAAELKVVVVGGNAGSADALEQFIANLAADTPPVVVSCSTVANFVTAYISKVKAKSKVTPVVGKDGDFLRMGHVYFIPSEHHGKIVTGPQGPVLKLEKGAPVASQLPSSNVLFQSAANSFGKGVFAVLLGGFGTDGVSGLTEVQKLGGASVVQHPEEAQFPYGPQKAIELGVADEVLKAEALAAYLMQYRNQNLY, via the coding sequence ATGAATTCACATTATTTGTTTCCTGGTAAACACGCGGCTTTTAAAGAAGAAACTGTTATTTCTACTCTTTTGGGGTCTTGTGTTGCAGTCGCGATCTATGATCCGACAACACGTATCGGCGGCTTAAATCACTATCTATTACCTGATGCCCAGCCTAATGAGCGTGCGAACTCCCGTTATGGTAATCATGCCATCCAAATGTTGGTCGAAGACTGCGTCAAGCTGGGTGCTAATCGCTCGCAATTGAAGGCGAAGGTCTATGGTGGTGGAAATGTTATCAGTGTGTCTTCTTTGGGAGATGCCATCGGTAAACGTAACATTGAACTTGCCGAGAGCATGTTGCGTGAAATGGGCATTCCCATAACTGATCGCAATGTGGGTGGCGAATCTGCGCGCACTATTAAATTCAATACGGCTACTGCGGATGTTTTGCACAATCAAACTAAAGAAGGCGGGGCCGACAGCCCTGTCGACGTGTCTGGTTTTAAACCTTTGGCCGTGGCTAAGGGCGTGAAAGTATTGGTGGTGGATGATTCGGCCACAGTGCGCACTTTGTTCTCTAAAATCTTCACCAGCAGTGGTTTGGAAGTTGTGGGCGCAGCAGCTGATGCTTATCAGGCCCGCGATTTGATCGTTAATAAGAAACCTGACGTGATGACTTTGGATATCGAGATGCCAAAGATGTCTGGGGTTATGTTCCTGGAAAAAATCATGAAGCATCACCCGATTCCGGTGGTGATGGTTTCTTCTCTGGCGAACACCGGGGAGGCAGCACTTAAATCTTTGGATTTGGGTGCAGTGGAGTTTGTTCATAAGCCTTCTCAGTTTGATCCGCAAGTTTTAAAGGAACTCGCTGAAACGTTGGTTATGAAAGTGCGTGCAGCAGCTTCTGTGAATGTGATTAAGAAGTTAAAAGAAACGCCGGCTCCAGAAGCGCGTGTTTCTGTTCCTACGACAGCTGTTCGTCGTGCAGCTGAGCTTAAAGTTGTTGTGGTCGGCGGTAATGCTGGCAGCGCTGATGCTTTGGAGCAGTTTATTGCAAATCTTGCAGCGGATACTCCACCAGTGGTGGTGTCTTGCAGTACGGTTGCGAATTTCGTGACGGCATATATTTCTAAAGTAAAAGCGAAATCCAAAGTCACGCCGGTTGTGGGTAAGGATGGGGATTTCCTAAGAATGGGTCATGTGTACTTTATTCCGTCAGAACATCACGGAAAGATTGTTACGGGTCCCCAAGGTCCTGTCTTGAAACTTGAAAAAGGCGCACCTGTGGCGTCTCAGTTGCCTTCCAGTAACGTCCTATTCCAGTCTGCCGCGAACTCCTTTGGAAAAGGTGTCTTTGCGGTTCTATTGGGTGGGTTTGGTACTGATGGCGTTAGCGGCCTGACCGAAGTGCAAAAACTTGGTGGTGCAAGCGTCGTACAGCATCCGGAAGAAGCTCAGTTCCCTTACGGCCCGCAAAAAGCGATTGAGCTTGGCGTGGCAGATGAGGTATTAAAAGCTGAAGCTTTGGCTGCGTACTTGATGCAATACCGTAACCAAAACCTTTATTAA
- a CDS encoding aldehyde dehydrogenase family protein: protein MEILNFVAGEFKASGNSKTFDKYSPFDGSSLASVSDSDAMDVILSLQSSKKALAAFETSTPEFRAELLNKLAAYFEQNAAVIAYQEALHQGLSQKFVLKNSVQVSISILRETASDLVKPLPAGKVVKASGLIGIITPWSLSLRLVTERLAPALAAGNAVIIKISEQSPITAKILGEAFKAIELPVGLVQVLNGGADVAQIIAGHPGIRAITAAGKSSTMEAIAKAALPQMKKLQLSGGAKNAAIVLSDFDFKNRMAEIMTPFLLGQGQMCWNMTRLFVLDSFAKEFNEELKNFLADLKPLTSPEGDSIWTPLISKDRAEILNQKTDFGISEHGKVFARPSADESGNFVKPTFMADLPNCSVMQQDELFAPLFLETSVKYQHEAVKWANTAYLGHSAIVWGPEEKFAKVAEKLDVGLVSLNKWLVSEPATVFGVKQSSFGITDMSWAGSFYSDVKKLTMAP from the coding sequence GTGGAGATTTTGAATTTTGTTGCGGGTGAGTTTAAGGCTTCCGGAAATTCGAAGACTTTCGATAAATACTCTCCATTTGATGGTTCGTCCTTGGCTTCGGTTTCTGATTCCGATGCGATGGATGTGATTCTTTCTTTGCAGAGTTCTAAAAAAGCTTTGGCGGCTTTTGAAACTTCCACTCCTGAATTCCGTGCAGAGCTTTTGAATAAGCTGGCGGCATATTTTGAACAGAACGCTGCCGTGATTGCTTATCAGGAAGCCCTTCATCAGGGACTTTCGCAAAAATTCGTTTTAAAAAATAGTGTTCAGGTTTCAATTTCGATCCTTCGCGAAACGGCGAGTGATTTGGTGAAACCTTTGCCTGCCGGTAAAGTCGTTAAAGCTTCAGGGTTGATTGGAATCATTACGCCATGGAGTTTATCTTTGCGTCTGGTGACCGAGCGCTTGGCGCCAGCATTGGCGGCGGGTAATGCTGTTATCATTAAAATATCTGAACAGTCACCCATCACTGCAAAAATTTTGGGTGAAGCGTTTAAAGCTATCGAACTTCCGGTCGGTTTGGTGCAAGTTTTAAATGGTGGAGCAGACGTTGCACAAATTATCGCTGGTCATCCTGGGATTCGTGCCATCACTGCTGCGGGCAAATCTTCGACGATGGAAGCGATCGCCAAGGCAGCTCTTCCACAGATGAAAAAGCTGCAGCTGAGTGGCGGTGCTAAAAACGCAGCGATTGTGCTGAGTGATTTTGACTTTAAGAATCGCATGGCCGAGATCATGACGCCGTTCCTGTTGGGACAAGGTCAGATGTGTTGGAATATGACTCGTTTGTTTGTTCTGGATTCTTTTGCCAAGGAATTCAATGAAGAGCTTAAAAATTTTTTGGCAGATTTGAAGCCTTTGACGTCCCCAGAAGGGGATTCCATCTGGACGCCATTGATTTCTAAAGATCGCGCCGAGATTTTGAATCAAAAAACTGACTTTGGCATTTCTGAGCACGGAAAAGTTTTTGCGCGACCTTCAGCGGATGAATCTGGGAATTTCGTTAAGCCCACATTTATGGCAGATCTTCCGAATTGTTCCGTCATGCAACAGGATGAATTATTTGCGCCTTTGTTCCTGGAAACTTCCGTTAAATACCAACATGAAGCAGTCAAGTGGGCGAACACGGCCTATCTGGGTCATTCTGCCATCGTATGGGGACCTGAAGAGAAGTTTGCCAAGGTCGCTGAAAAGTTGGATGTGGGCCTGGTGTCTTTGAATAAGTGGTTGGTGAGTGAGCCCGCCACGGTGTTCGGTGTTAAGCAATCAAGCTTTGGAATCACTGATATGTCTTGGGCGGGATCGTTTTATTCGGACGTAAAAAAGTTGACGATGGCGCCATAA
- a CDS encoding D-alanine--D-alanine ligase family protein — MKKTIALIFGGKSAEHEVSLRSAKNVADALDKEKFSPILIGISSDGTWYRFPDMAVFSQVTKIDDKALPPNAEPVAMICDLGKPVLYSLKNGTKTSVDCAFPIMHGTMGEDGTIQGIFKMVNIPFVGCGVWSSAAGMDKAVMKHILADAKIPNARYMLLTPYKNNNYDEIVKNLGTPFFIKPANAGSSVGVHKIKTAEDFKVKLQDAFQFDFKVLAEEFIQGREVECSVMGHNHAPEASLPGEVIPQHEFYSYEAKYIDDNGALLEIPAKIQGETLQRLQDMAKKTYQAMGCDGLTRVDFFLKPTGELYINEINTIPGFTKISMYPKMWEATGLAYKDLVTKLITLAFERYESESKLKTSYL; from the coding sequence ATGAAAAAGACAATCGCACTTATTTTCGGTGGTAAATCAGCAGAGCACGAAGTTTCCCTTCGCTCCGCTAAAAACGTAGCAGACGCTTTGGACAAAGAAAAATTCAGTCCGATCTTGATTGGTATCAGCTCTGATGGAACTTGGTACCGTTTCCCCGACATGGCGGTCTTTTCTCAAGTAACAAAAATCGACGACAAAGCCTTGCCACCAAATGCCGAACCTGTAGCCATGATCTGCGACCTGGGTAAACCGGTTCTCTATTCATTGAAAAATGGCACAAAAACTTCCGTAGACTGCGCCTTCCCCATCATGCACGGAACAATGGGCGAAGACGGAACGATTCAAGGCATCTTTAAAATGGTCAACATCCCGTTCGTAGGTTGCGGGGTTTGGTCTTCAGCAGCCGGCATGGACAAAGCGGTCATGAAACACATCTTGGCCGACGCAAAAATTCCAAACGCACGCTACATGTTGCTAACGCCATACAAAAACAATAACTACGACGAAATCGTAAAGAACCTGGGCACTCCATTCTTTATCAAACCCGCAAACGCCGGCTCATCCGTAGGCGTCCACAAAATCAAAACAGCAGAAGACTTCAAAGTAAAACTACAAGACGCCTTCCAATTCGATTTTAAAGTCCTGGCAGAAGAATTCATCCAAGGCCGCGAAGTAGAATGCTCGGTCATGGGCCACAACCACGCCCCAGAAGCCTCCCTACCAGGCGAAGTCATCCCCCAACACGAATTCTATTCCTACGAAGCTAAATACATCGACGACAACGGCGCCTTATTGGAAATTCCAGCAAAAATCCAAGGCGAAACCCTACAACGCCTACAAGACATGGCCAAAAAAACCTATCAAGCCATGGGCTGCGACGGTTTAACCCGTGTGGATTTCTTCCTAAAACCAACGGGTGAACTCTACATAAACGAAATCAACACAATCCCAGGCTTCACAAAAATCTCCATGTACCCAAAAATGTGGGAAGCAACAGGCCTGGCATACAAAGACCTAGTAACGAAACTGATCACGTTGGCTTTCGAGCGCTACGAATCAGAATCAAAACTAAAAACAAGCTACCTATAA
- the elbB gene encoding isoprenoid biosynthesis glyoxalase ElbB: MKKIAVVLSGSGYLDGSEITETVSLFIALNQAGAEITCFAPDIDLVEVDHISKSPTGGKRNVLTESARIARSKVKSLAELHAKDFDGLAFPGGFGAAKNLCNWAEKGAACEVNPDVKRVILEFFEASKPIGACCIAPVLLAKVLGKKKVTLTIGDDAATAAEIQKTGAQHEECPVDDYISDRETKVVTTPAYMYGDAKPNEVFAGIFGLAHELVEWA, encoded by the coding sequence ATGAAAAAAATCGCAGTCGTTCTTTCAGGTAGCGGTTATTTGGATGGTTCAGAAATCACTGAAACAGTCAGCTTGTTCATCGCCTTGAACCAAGCCGGTGCTGAAATCACTTGTTTTGCTCCCGACATCGATCTTGTCGAAGTCGATCACATTTCAAAATCTCCAACAGGTGGCAAACGCAATGTTCTGACCGAATCTGCGCGCATCGCTCGCAGCAAAGTTAAATCCTTGGCCGAGCTTCACGCAAAAGATTTTGATGGTTTGGCATTTCCGGGCGGCTTCGGTGCCGCAAAAAATCTTTGCAACTGGGCTGAAAAAGGCGCCGCTTGCGAAGTGAATCCAGACGTGAAACGCGTGATCCTGGAATTCTTTGAAGCCAGCAAACCAATCGGCGCATGTTGTATCGCCCCGGTGCTATTGGCGAAAGTTTTGGGCAAGAAAAAAGTCACGCTGACAATCGGTGACGATGCCGCCACAGCCGCAGAGATTCAAAAAACCGGCGCGCAACACGAAGAATGCCCGGTGGACGACTATATCTCTGATCGCGAAACAAAAGTGGTCACAACGCCTGCATATATGTACGGTGACGCAAAACCAAACGAAGTCTTCGCAGGCATCTTCGGTTTAGCACATGAATTGGTGGAGTGGGCGTAA
- a CDS encoding GNAT family N-acetyltransferase: MEGPRSPRETELPQVLDFLNKKLRSEAPWSIAAEYPTAFTPNNLHNMRIIADEERVLSHAVLKPLIIKSPHVIYKVAAIGSVVTDDQHRGQGLSTTVIKDCLRSAQEQSCDIAILWTDLFDFYRRMGFELAGSEISFVIEDNFNMPISNLTYSTDSKIAPDAIYRLYSQHSVNSVRSIEETRKFLSIPQTQIYTAWEPNGQLAAYAIEGKGIDLGGYIHEWGGSTSKLLSLLSFIRAKKGTPFTIICPKHSQNLIRELETHNVTKNSGFLGMIKIVNFEQLSAKIKRAFRAEGVADFVLEKQGDHFVFGIGQDLYTITHETDMVRLLFGPVDYRAIGIFKEETVAKFEKIMPLNLWVWGWDSI; this comes from the coding sequence ATGGAAGGACCACGCTCACCAAGGGAAACCGAGCTTCCCCAGGTTTTGGATTTTTTGAATAAAAAACTACGTTCTGAAGCTCCTTGGTCTATTGCTGCCGAGTATCCAACGGCGTTTACTCCTAACAACTTGCACAATATGCGCATTATTGCGGATGAGGAACGAGTCCTTTCTCACGCCGTATTGAAACCTCTTATTATTAAGTCTCCCCATGTGATCTATAAAGTCGCAGCTATCGGGTCGGTGGTAACGGATGATCAGCATCGTGGCCAGGGTCTTAGCACAACGGTTATCAAAGATTGCCTAAGATCTGCGCAGGAACAATCCTGTGATATCGCGATTCTTTGGACCGATCTTTTCGATTTCTATCGCCGCATGGGCTTTGAATTGGCGGGAAGCGAGATCAGCTTCGTTATTGAAGACAATTTCAATATGCCAATCAGTAATTTGACGTATTCAACTGACTCTAAGATCGCTCCGGATGCGATTTACCGCCTGTATTCACAACACTCTGTGAACTCGGTTCGTTCGATCGAAGAAACTCGTAAATTCTTAAGCATCCCGCAAACTCAAATCTATACAGCTTGGGAACCGAATGGTCAGCTGGCTGCTTATGCAATTGAAGGCAAAGGGATCGATTTGGGTGGATACATCCATGAATGGGGTGGCTCAACCAGCAAACTGCTTTCTTTGTTAAGCTTTATCCGTGCGAAAAAAGGAACGCCGTTTACAATCATCTGCCCTAAGCATTCCCAAAATCTGATTCGCGAACTAGAAACACACAATGTCACCAAGAACAGCGGCTTCTTAGGGATGATCAAAATCGTAAACTTTGAACAACTGTCAGCGAAAATCAAACGCGCTTTCCGTGCTGAGGGTGTTGCTGATTTCGTTTTGGAAAAACAGGGCGATCACTTTGTTTTTGGTATCGGTCAGGATTTATATACGATCACACATGAAACCGACATGGTTCGCTTGTTGTTCGGCCCGGTTGATTATCGCGCGATCGGCATCTTTAAAGAAGAAACTGTCGCTAAATTTGAAAAAATCATGCCTTTAAATCTGTGGGTTTGGGGTTGGGATTCAATATGA